The genomic stretch TCAAATTACTAATAATTCTACAAAAAAACGCAACTATGCCAGACCATTCTTCATGGAAAAACAATAATTGCGTTCATCAGAAGACCTTGCTTAAAAAACTTTAAAACAACCAGTTAATACTTTTTAACAAAGTTAACATGTCTTCTCCCTCCTTTTTCATCTATACAGAAATACTAACTCACAAATCTTACATAAAATTAAAAAGCATCAAATTTGAACAAATGGAGCTGAGTTTTATGCAAAATATTGGAGACACATTAAAATTTATTCGGAAAAGTAAAAACTTAACACAACAAGAGACTTGTACGAATGCCCTCAGTCGTTCTAACTATCAAAAAATCGAAAATAATAAAATCATGCCTAGTATGGATCGTTTTATCCAAATCTTACTTAATTTCAATATGACGTTAGAAGAATTTGAATTTGTAAAACGGGACTTTACACCTTCTCCAAAAGAAAATATCCTTTATCTATACTCCAAGATTATTACCTCCTCCGAAACAGATATGATACTTAATGTTATTTCCAAATGCGATGATTACTTAGAAAACCACACCGATATTTTTATTTCTGATATTAAAGCCTCACTTGAAGGTATTTTACTTGCTGAAAAAGAACATAATTTTGAACTTGCTCGAGAAAAAGTAACCTACATTTGGGACAGACTTTCGGAAGCGGATGAATTATTTTGGAATGACATATTAATTTTAAGAAATATTTTCTTTATTTTTGAAAATGAAACCGCTCAACATATTGTAAATCGCCTTATCTCTCAACTTAAAAAATATCGTTACCTATATCCAACCCTTTCGATTGAGATTTCACTTCATGTTAATCGTGCTACTTATTTAATTTTAGACGAAGAATATGAACTAGCTTTGCACTACATTGAATTATCTATAAAAATCGCTAAGCATAACCATTACTACTTACAATTCTGTATGGCTATTGCGAAAAAAGGAATTGTGCTGTATAAGCTCGGCCAAAAACAAAAAGGTAAACACTTTATGCAACGAGCACTTAGAGTGGCTAAAGTGCTTGAAGAAGAGCGTATTCTAAATGGTATCAAAAATGAAATAGATTATTTTCTTCACGATGAACTTCAAAATCTCTCTTTAAACGAATTCACCAAAATCGACATATAAAAAAAGCCTAAATCTAGCTTCTCCAACTTTTGGTTGAATGACTAGATTTAGGCTTTTATTGTTGGCGCTCTTTAAAAGCGCGTTCGATATCACGTTTTGCTTCTTTTTGTTTTAAGTCTTGGCGTTTATCGTATTTCTTTTTACCTCGAGCTACACCGATGAGTACTTTTGCGTAGCCATCTTTAATATACATTTTTAGCGGAACAATCGAATAACCGGACTCTTTCGTTTCTCCAATTAAACGGCTGATTTGCTTCTTATGTAAAAGCAATTTGCGCGTTCTTAGTGGATCATGATTGTAGCGGTTCCCTTGTTCATAAGGACTAATATGCATATTGTGTAAGAAAATTTCCCCTTTGTCGATACGTGCATAGGAATCTTTTAAGTTTACCCGTGCGTTTCTTACGGATTTAATTTCAGTACCTTGCAGGACAATGCCAGCCTCAAAAGTTTCTTCAATTGCGTAATCGTGGCGCGCTTTTTTATTTTGCGCAACTAGCTTACCATCACCTTTTGGCATAACTCCCCATCCTTTCTAGCGACGTTTTTTCTTCTTCGGGCTTTCTTTTGCTACACCTTGATAAAAAGGTTTTTTCTTCTTTTTCTTTTTAGGTTTTGTATGCCATTCGTCTTCTTTACGTTCTGATTTTGGTTTCACGTCTTCTGATTTACCAGCTCTACGTTTGTTACGACCTTTTTTCTGGTTACTCTTGAAATTTCTTGTTTTATCAATCGGTTTTTCGCGTTGGCGTTTTTGTTTATCGCTCACTGGACCTGGTTTACCTTCACTACGAAGCGCAAAATCGATTTCACGAGCATCCACGACTACTTTGGTTACTTCGACTTCCACTTCATCACCAATACGATAAATTTGGCCTGTTCTTTCGCCAATCATCGCTAATTGATTTTGGTGGAATTTGAAGTAATCGCCTTTCATTGCGCTCACATGAACTAAACCTTCAATCGTAGTTGGAAGTTCGATAAATAAGCCAAAATTGGTTACCGAACTAATGATTCCGATGAAACGTTCGCCCACTTTGTCGACCATAAATTCCGTTTTCTTCAGTTCGTCTGTTTCGCGCTCTGCTTCAACGGCACGGCGCTCCATTTTCGAGCTGTGTTCAGCAATCTCAGGAAGCTCCTCAGCGCGTTTTTCTAACGTTTCCGGACGAACATCCCCGTTAATTAAATACTCTCTAATCAACCTGTGAACAATCAAGTCCGGGTACCGACGAATTGGTGACGTGAAATGTGTATAAAAATCAGTAGACAAACCAAAGTGTCCGGCGCTTACTGTGTCATACTTCGCTTGTTGCATCGAACGCAGCATAACAGTCGAAACAACCATCTCTTCTGGTTTACCTTTTACTTCTTCTAGTACTTGTTGTAAAGCAGCTGGGTGAATATCGTTAGCAGTCCCCTTCACAATCAAACCAAAGTTCGTAATAAATTCAAAGAACCGCGCTAATTTATCTTCTTTTGGATCTTCATGGATACGGTAAATAAATGGTACATCCATCCAGTGGAAATGCTCTGCAACTGTTTCATTGGCAGCAAGCATAAATTCTTCAATCAAATGCTCTCCCGCTGAACGTTCGCGCATAACGACTGCTTCTGGATGACCGTCTTCATCAACAACTACACGTGCTTCTTTAAAGTCAAAATCAATCGCGCCACGTTTTTCACGTTTACGACGAAGTATTTCGGCCAAATGTTGCATCTTTTCAAGCATTGGAACAATTGGCGCATATTTTTCCCGTAAAGCTTCGTCCTTTTCAACTAAAATATCATTTACATCCGTATACGTCATACGTTCTGTTGTTTTAATAATACTTTCAAAAATTTCGTGATTAACCACATGACCTTCTTCATCGATTTCCATTTCACAACTCATAGTAAAACGATCTACTTGTGGGTTAAGCGAGCAAATTCCGTTCGATAGTTTATGTGGCAACATCGGAATTACGCGGTCAACCAAATAAACACTCGTTCCACGTTCTTGCGCTTCGACATCAAGCGGCGAGCCTTCTGTCACATAATGCGTTACATCCGCAATATGAACGCCCAGCTTCCAGTTACCGTTCGAAAGTTGCGTAACAGTTACAGCATCATCTAAATCTTTAGCGTCTGCCCCGTCAATCGTAATAATCATTTGGTCACGAAGATCACGACGGTTACCAATATCCGAATCATCCACCACATCCGGCGCTTTACTTACCTGCTCCATTACTTCTTCCGGGAACCCGATTGAAATACCGTGTTTATGAATAATCGATAAAATATCCACTCCTGGATCATTACGGTGACCGATGATTGATTTAACAACCCCTCTTGCACGCGCATGCCCAGTTGCATATTCCGTCAATTCAACGATAACTTTATGCCCATCAACTGGTTTTAAGCCGTCTTCTAAATCAATTTCCACTTCACCAAAAAGTCGCTTGTCATCTGGCATCACAATTGGAGTACCAGCTAAGTCTTCCATATAAGTTCCGACGATTTGCGTTGTCTTCCGTTCGACAATTTTCTTAATCGTCCCCTCTGCCAAATTATCGCCTTTACGTTTCGTAATCGTTGCAAAAACTAAATCGCCATTCATTGCATCTTTTACTTCATTTGGTGGGATAAAAATATCGTCCATTTCTTTTTCTTCCGGGAGAACAAAGCCAAAACCTCGTTCATGCGCGCGAAATGTTCCTTTTACTAAGTCCATTTTTTCTGGTAATGCATACCGATTCTTCCTTGAGCGGACAATAGTTCCGGAATCTTCCAGTTTCACTAAAGCTTTCACCATTAATTTAAAGTCATCCGCATTGTTTAAAGCTATTTCTATTTCCAAATCTTCAAGCGCAAATGTTTTATCAGGCGCTGAAGTTAATAGATTCATAATTTTTTCTTCCATTTGTTTTTGTTCCACTTCTGTCCCTCCTCTCTCTGTTTTAAAAATTGTCTATTCTTGCCAATCTAAACTATCTAAAAATGTTAAAATGGCTTGATTTACTTCTTTTCGTTCTTTGTCTAATGTGATGACGTGCCCAGATTCTTTAAACCAGTGCAATTCTTTCTTCGTTGACTCTACTGTATCATAAATTAGCTGTGCTCCGCTCACATCAACCATATCGTCTTTTTCACCTTGGACGACCATTATTGGCGCATAAATCATATCTATTTCAGCCACGACGCCATTTATCTCGTCCTTTAGTTTAGCGATTGTGTTCATTGGGGCGTCTTTATAGGCAACCATTTCAGCATCGATTTGTTCAGGTGTTTTACCTTCTAATTTTTTATAATTACGCACATAATCTAAAAAGCCTTGAATTATTGGTGATGAACTGTCCATTCTTGTTGGAGTACTCATGGCTATAATTCCCTTTAACGGCCTAGAAAAACCTAATTTTAGTGAAAAAAGCCCACCGAGTGAAAGTCCCGCCACAGCTATTTCCGTGTAACCAAGTGATTTTAGGTGATCATAGGCTTCAAGAACATCTTCCCACCAATCGTTTGGTCCCGTTTTTAACAGTAGGTCAGGAGATACACCGTGGCCTCTGTATTGAGGTGCATAGCAAGTATAATTGTTTTCTTGTAAAAACCTACCTAATATTCTTACATCCGCTGAGCTACCTGTGAAACCGTGCAAGAGTAACACTGCTCTTTTGCCTTTTTCGAATAGGAATGGTTGTGGTGGTGTTATTTTCATAGTAAATATCGCTCCTTGGTTCTTTTTGGAGGTTTGGTTGATCTGGGTTGGATGTTATTTTTGTTGGAGTTCTAGGGGATTGGCTGTATTTAATAATTTATACTTCCCTTTTTGAGTTGTTCGTCCACTTTTTTTTATGGAAACAACGCTCCACTTCGTTACGCCTTGTATTGGAGTTCTAGGGGATTGGCTGTATTTAATAATTTGTGCTCCCCTTTTTGAGTTGTTCGTCCACTTTTTTTATGGAAACAACGCTCCACTTCGTTACGCCTTGTATTGGAGTTCTAGGGGATTGGCTGTATTTAATAATTTGTGCTCCCCTTTTTGAGTTGTTCGTCCACTTTTTTTTATGGAAACAACGCTCCACTTCGTTACGCCTTGTATTGGAGTTCTAGGGGATTGGCTGTATTTAATAATTTGTGCTCCCCTTTTTGAGTTGTTCGTCCACTTTTTTTTATGGAAACAACGCTCCACTTCGTTACGCCTTGTATTGGAGTTCTAGGGAAGCGGAATACGCTTCTTTAGAACTCCAATAAAAAACCACCTAAATTTTCATTCAGGTGGTTAACATCTCGTTACTGTACAAAATATGCCAGTGCAATTAGTATTGCGAAGAAAACAACGGATAGAACGATGGTTGTACGATGTAGAATAAGTTCTAGTCCTCTTGCTTTTTGCTTACCGAATAATTGCTCAGCTCCACCAGAGATGGCGCCGGATAAGCCAGCACTTTTACCTGGTTGAAGTATGATAACTGTAATTAACAGTACTGATACGATGATGAGTAAGACCGTTAAAACTGTACTCATTGTTCTTTCCTCCTAAAACCGCCCAATTTGACTAAGATTAATTTTACCATATTTGGTATTATACGTAAAGGTTTGTTTCTATACAATAGTTAAACAACTTTTTCCTCTAGCCAAACTAAATCGTCTAAGAAGTAAATTAAGTCTTCTTCTAAAATGTCTTTCTCACAGTCGTTCACGATGTCATGCCCTGACCCTGCATAGAAACACAATTGTTTATCATTTGTATGAATGTGCTTAAAGATATAATTGGCGTTATCTGCGTCGATTTCTTCATCTTGACAGCCTTGGCCAATCATGGTTGGTACATGAATTTTTTCAATGTCTCGCGCTACGTTTTTGTAGAAAGTAGCACGTGCTTCCGTCATTACGTCTATTTCAGGAAGGTAGTTTTTTAGCATTTGATCTGCTTCTTGTTCTACTATACCTTGTTTCTTTAATTGTTTAGTTAAATAGTTTTCGATTGGGATATAGCGCATTTTGCGGTTGACGTTGGCGCATAGTGGAACAATCGCTTTTGGTGAAAACGATTCTGCCATTTTAAGCGCAAAAACTCCGCCCATTGCGACACCGACAATTGCAATTTCATTATATCCGTCTTTTTCAAGTTGACGATATCCAGCCACCGCATCTTCATACCACATTTCCGGTGTTGTTTTCAAGAAAATAGCGGGTTCATCCCCGTGACCTCTGAAGTTTGGTGCATGCACTGTGTATCCATTTTCTGCTAGAATTTCTCCAAGTTCTCTTACGTCTTCTGTAGTCCCTGCAAAGCCATGCAAGAGCAAAACAGCACGATTTCCCGCTTTTAACGTAAAGCTACGATCCGCACTCATTTTTACGCAATCCTCCTAATATCATCACTTTTATAATCCACTCTATTGTAGCCCATCTGAACTAAATAAGCTACCTTTTGAGTTCTGACCAATAGACCAATATTAACGCTATCCAAGGAACTTGTCAAACACTTTTTTCACAAAGCTCAAACACGTTGCTACCAAAGGCTTTTCCGGAGGTTTCATTTGTGAATTTCTGCGCTTAAATTAGAAAAGAAACTATGAATTAATTGTAACAATTGTTTCGGTTTTTGCCTTGGTAAATAATGAAGTCCATTTCTTACAATAACCATTTCACCGTGTTGAACAGAATGCACCATTTTCTTTGTATCTTTGGAAGATATTAAATCATATTCACCCACAACAGCTAAAAGTGGCGCGCTTATTTTTTGCAAATCCGCTTCTGACATATGTGGATGATAAATCGTTAAAGCAAGTTGTCGTTTCATCCGCTCAAAAAAGCGACTAAATGGCGCTAAAAGAAATGCAGCCCCGTAGGCGACACGACAAAATAAATCTGGTAAAAATCGTATTTGATTTACATGATAGTTTGTTCCAATAACAACGGATGCGATTTGACGGTTCGGTTGCAATTTCCCCATTACGAGAGCAACAATACCGCCGTCGCTATATCCGATAACTTTATATTTATCAATTTTCAAATAATCGAGTAACGAAAGCATATCTAGCGCCATTACTTCAAAATCAAGCGGTGTATTTCCCGCTTCACTTTTCCCGTGTGCGCGGCTATCTACGGCGATTACTTGATGATTAGTAGAGAGGTCATCAATCATCCGCTTTAAAGAACGATGATTTTGACCATTCCCGTGAATAAGCAAGATTGGTTCGCCTTTACCGATTATTTGATAAAACAAGTTAATTCCATTGATTTCTGCAATCATATAGCATTTCTCCTTGCTGAAAACATTTTCTACCCTTATTTTACACCTGATTATACTTGATTTCCTATAAAAAAGCTTCCATTTTCATTAAAATACGCCTGATTCTTTTAAAACTAGAATCAGGCGCACCGTTTATTTCATAAGTCTTCGGTGAAACTGTTGTTGGGGCATATCTGCGTTAATGATTTTCTTTTGCACAGAATGTTTTTCCGCTAAGGGGTGGCTTTTTTCATGCACCACAGCGTCTTTGATTTTTGGAGTTTCGAGCACTTTTGAGGCCTGACTATTTTTTACTTTCATCAGCATTACCTCCTCTTCCAAATCATTACCCCTCTCGCTATTTTTAAAACAGAAAAAACTCCGCGAAAATGTTACTTTTCGCGGAGCTTAGCGTTTTATTCAATCAACTTATTTTTTTAAGTTGTAGAAAGTTTCGTTACCATGGTATTCAGCAAGATCAGCCAAATTGTCTTCGATGCGGAGTAATTGGTTATATTTTGCAACACGGTCAGTACGAGTAGGCGCACCAGTTTTGATTTGACCAGCGTTTGTAGCTACTGCAATGTCAGCGATTGTGGAATCTTCTGTTTCACCAGAACGGTGAGAGATAACTGCAGTGTAGCCAGCGCGTTTAGCCATTTCAATTGCATCCAATGTTTCAGTCAAAGTACCGATTTGGTTAACTTTGATTAGGATGGAGTTAGCGATACCTTTTTCGATACCTTCTTTAAGTTTAGTTGTGTTAGTTACAAATAGATCGTCACCTACTAATTGAACGCGGTCACCAATACGTTCTGTAAGTAGTTTGAATCCGTCCCAGTCGTTTTCGTCTAGGCCATCTTCAATAGAGATGATTGGGTATTTAGTAATCATTTCTTCATACCAAGTTACCATTTCTTCAGAAGTACGAGTTACGCCTTCACCTTTAAGTTCGTATTTACCAGTTTCGCGGTTATAGAACTCACTTGATGCAGCATCCATCGCAAGTTTAACTTCTTCGCCAGGTTTGTAACCAGCATCTTTAATTGCTTGCATGATTGTTTCAAGAGCTTCTTCATTGGATTTAAGGTTTGGAGCGAATCCACCTTCATCACCAACACCAGTGTTTAAGCCTTTACCTTTAAGTACAGCTTTAAGTGCGTGTAGGATTTCAGCACCCATACGTAGAGCTTCTTTAAAGTTTGGAGCTCCAACAGGCATTACCATAAATTCTTGAACGTCGACATTGTTATCAGCATGTTCTCCGCCGTTAAGGATGTTCATCATTGGAACTGGAAGAACTTTACCGTTCACTCCGCCAAGATATTCATATAAATGTACGCCTAGTTCGTCAGCAGCAGCACGAGCAGCAGCTAAAGAAACACCAAGAATAGCGTTAGCACCTAATTTACCTTTGTTAGGTGTACCATCAAGTTCGATCATTGCTTTGTCAATTCCGATTTGATCAGTTACGTCAAAACCGATAATTTTGTCAGCAATAATGTCGTTTACGTTTTCAACAGCTTTTAAAACACCTTTTCCAAGGTAACGAGCTTTGTCGCCATCGCGTAATTCTACAGCTTCGTATTCACCAGTTGAAGCACCACTTGGAACTAAAGCGCGACCAAACGCACCAGCTTCAGTATAAACTTCAACCTCAACAGTTGGGTTACCACGGGAATCTAAGACTTCGCGAGCATAAACTTCAGTAATAATAGACATTTATAATTCTCTCCTTTGTTGGGATTAATTGAATGAAATGAACAAAAAATTCACTTCAAATCAAAGACCCATCCGTTTTTAAATTCGTATTTATTGTAGCTCTGTTTGCAAAAAAACTAAAGTAATAACTAAAATTATTTTTGAATTAAACTTTCACCTGTCATTTCGGCAGGTTTTTTAACGCCAAGTAAATCAAGCATAGTTGGCGCAACGTCAGCCAGACGACCACCTTCACGAAGCGTTACACCTTTTTTCGTTACAATTACTGGAACTGGAACAGTAGTGTGCGCAGTGTGCGGTTTTCCTTCTGGAGTAGACATTGTTTCAGAGTTACCATGGTCCGCAAAGATAATAGCTGATCCACCTTTTTCTAAAATAAGGTCTACTACACGACCAAGATTTTCATCTACTGCTTCGATTGCCTTAATCGTTGGCTCAAGCATACCTGAGTGACCAACCATATCTGGGTTTGCGAAGTTTAAGATGATCGCATCGTGTTTGTCGTTTTTAATGTCTTCAACAAGTGCATCTGTTACTTCATATGCGCTCATTTCAGGTTGCAAATCGTATGTTTCTACTTTTGGCGAATTGATTAGAATCCGGTTTTCACCAGGGAATTCTTCATTTCGTCCACCATTCATAAAGAATGTTACATGTGGATATTTTTCTGTTTCAGCGATACGCAGTTGCGATAAGCCTTCATTAGAAAGTACTTCGCCGATAACATTTTTCATTTCAATTGGCTCAAAAGCAACTTCAGCATCAATGCTTGGGTTGTAAAGAGTCATTGTAACGAATTTGATGTTTTTAGGGTGGTTAGCCCCGCGGTCGAAATGATCCCATTCTTTATCAGTGAATGCATTAGAAAGTTGAATCGCACGGTCAGGACGGAAATTGAAGAAAATAACTGCATCGTTGTCTTTAACTGTTGCAACAGGTTTGCCATCTTTAGTAATGATAGCTGGAACAACGAATTCATCATTTTTGTCATTAGCATAAGAAGCTTTGACAAGTTCGATTGGATCTTCAAATTTTTCACCTTCAGCGCTTACGATTGCTTTGTATGCTTTTTCAACACGTTCCCAGCGTTTATCACGATCCATCGCGTAGAAACGTCCAGAAACAGTAGCAATAGCACCATAGTTTAAATCACTAATAGCTTTTTGTAGTGTTT from Listeria monocytogenes ATCC 19117 encodes the following:
- a CDS encoding helix-turn-helix domain-containing protein — protein: MQNIGDTLKFIRKSKNLTQQETCTNALSRSNYQKIENNKIMPSMDRFIQILLNFNMTLEEFEFVKRDFTPSPKENILYLYSKIITSSETDMILNVISKCDDYLENHTDIFISDIKASLEGILLAEKEHNFELAREKVTYIWDRLSEADELFWNDILILRNIFFIFENETAQHIVNRLISQLKKYRYLYPTLSIEISLHVNRATYLILDEEYELALHYIELSIKIAKHNHYYLQFCMAIAKKGIVLYKLGQKQKGKHFMQRALRVAKVLEEERILNGIKNEIDYFLHDELQNLSLNEFTKIDI
- the smpB gene encoding SsrA-binding protein SmpB — encoded protein: MPKGDGKLVAQNKKARHDYAIEETFEAGIVLQGTEIKSVRNARVNLKDSYARIDKGEIFLHNMHISPYEQGNRYNHDPLRTRKLLLHKKQISRLIGETKESGYSIVPLKMYIKDGYAKVLIGVARGKKKYDKRQDLKQKEAKRDIERAFKERQQ
- the rnr gene encoding ribonuclease R, producing the protein MEQKQMEEKIMNLLTSAPDKTFALEDLEIEIALNNADDFKLMVKALVKLEDSGTIVRSRKNRYALPEKMDLVKGTFRAHERGFGFVLPEEKEMDDIFIPPNEVKDAMNGDLVFATITKRKGDNLAEGTIKKIVERKTTQIVGTYMEDLAGTPIVMPDDKRLFGEVEIDLEDGLKPVDGHKVIVELTEYATGHARARGVVKSIIGHRNDPGVDILSIIHKHGISIGFPEEVMEQVSKAPDVVDDSDIGNRRDLRDQMIITIDGADAKDLDDAVTVTQLSNGNWKLGVHIADVTHYVTEGSPLDVEAQERGTSVYLVDRVIPMLPHKLSNGICSLNPQVDRFTMSCEMEIDEEGHVVNHEIFESIIKTTERMTYTDVNDILVEKDEALREKYAPIVPMLEKMQHLAEILRRKREKRGAIDFDFKEARVVVDEDGHPEAVVMRERSAGEHLIEEFMLAANETVAEHFHWMDVPFIYRIHEDPKEDKLARFFEFITNFGLIVKGTANDIHPAALQQVLEEVKGKPEEMVVSTVMLRSMQQAKYDTVSAGHFGLSTDFYTHFTSPIRRYPDLIVHRLIREYLINGDVRPETLEKRAEELPEIAEHSSKMERRAVEAERETDELKKTEFMVDKVGERFIGIISSVTNFGLFIELPTTIEGLVHVSAMKGDYFKFHQNQLAMIGERTGQIYRIGDEVEVEVTKVVVDAREIDFALRSEGKPGPVSDKQKRQREKPIDKTRNFKSNQKKGRNKRRAGKSEDVKPKSERKEDEWHTKPKKKKKKKPFYQGVAKESPKKKKRR
- a CDS encoding alpha/beta hydrolase → MKITPPQPFLFEKGKRAVLLLHGFTGSSADVRILGRFLQENNYTCYAPQYRGHGVSPDLLLKTGPNDWWEDVLEAYDHLKSLGYTEIAVAGLSLGGLFSLKLGFSRPLKGIIAMSTPTRMDSSSPIIQGFLDYVRNYKKLEGKTPEQIDAEMVAYKDAPMNTIAKLKDEINGVVAEIDMIYAPIMVVQGEKDDMVDVSGAQLIYDTVESTKKELHWFKESGHVITLDKERKEVNQAILTFLDSLDWQE
- the secG gene encoding preprotein translocase subunit SecG; the encoded protein is MSTVLTVLLIIVSVLLITVIILQPGKSAGLSGAISGGAEQLFGKQKARGLELILHRTTIVLSVVFFAILIALAYFVQ
- a CDS encoding alpha/beta hydrolase, encoding MSADRSFTLKAGNRAVLLLHGFAGTTEDVRELGEILAENGYTVHAPNFRGHGDEPAIFLKTTPEMWYEDAVAGYRQLEKDGYNEIAIVGVAMGGVFALKMAESFSPKAIVPLCANVNRKMRYIPIENYLTKQLKKQGIVEQEADQMLKNYLPEIDVMTEARATFYKNVARDIEKIHVPTMIGQGCQDEEIDADNANYIFKHIHTNDKQLCFYAGSGHDIVNDCEKDILEEDLIYFLDDLVWLEEKVV
- a CDS encoding alpha/beta fold hydrolase, whose product is MIAEINGINLFYQIIGKGEPILLIHGNGQNHRSLKRMIDDLSTNHQVIAVDSRAHGKSEAGNTPLDFEVMALDMLSLLDYLKIDKYKVIGYSDGGIVALVMGKLQPNRQIASVVIGTNYHVNQIRFLPDLFCRVAYGAAFLLAPFSRFFERMKRQLALTIYHPHMSEADLQKISAPLLAVVGEYDLISSKDTKKMVHSVQHGEMVIVRNGLHYLPRQKPKQLLQLIHSFFSNLSAEIHK
- the eno gene encoding phosphopyruvate hydratase, producing the protein MSIITEVYAREVLDSRGNPTVEVEVYTEAGAFGRALVPSGASTGEYEAVELRDGDKARYLGKGVLKAVENVNDIIADKIIGFDVTDQIGIDKAMIELDGTPNKGKLGANAILGVSLAAARAAADELGVHLYEYLGGVNGKVLPVPMMNILNGGEHADNNVDVQEFMVMPVGAPNFKEALRMGAEILHALKAVLKGKGLNTGVGDEGGFAPNLKSNEEALETIMQAIKDAGYKPGEEVKLAMDAASSEFYNRETGKYELKGEGVTRTSEEMVTWYEEMITKYPIISIEDGLDENDWDGFKLLTERIGDRVQLVGDDLFVTNTTKLKEGIEKGIANSILIKVNQIGTLTETLDAIEMAKRAGYTAVISHRSGETEDSTIADIAVATNAGQIKTGAPTRTDRVAKYNQLLRIEDNLADLAEYHGNETFYNLKK
- the gpmI gene encoding 2,3-bisphosphoglycerate-independent phosphoglycerate mutase, whose protein sequence is MSKSPVAIIILDGFGKRAETVGNAVAQANKPNFDRYWANFPHGELKAAGLDVGLPEGQMGNSEVGHTNIGAGRIVYQSLTRIDKAIEEGEFQENKALNNAFTHTKENNSDLHLFGLLSDGGVHSHINHLVALLETAKDKGVKNVYIHAFLDGRDVAPQSSLEYLETLQKAISDLNYGAIATVSGRFYAMDRDKRWERVEKAYKAIVSAEGEKFEDPIELVKASYANDKNDEFVVPAIITKDGKPVATVKDNDAVIFFNFRPDRAIQLSNAFTDKEWDHFDRGANHPKNIKFVTMTLYNPSIDAEVAFEPIEMKNVIGEVLSNEGLSQLRIAETEKYPHVTFFMNGGRNEEFPGENRILINSPKVETYDLQPEMSAYEVTDALVEDIKNDKHDAIILNFANPDMVGHSGMLEPTIKAIEAVDENLGRVVDLILEKGGSAIIFADHGNSETMSTPEGKPHTAHTTVPVPVIVTKKGVTLREGGRLADVAPTMLDLLGVKKPAEMTGESLIQK